In the genome of Osmerus mordax isolate fOsmMor3 chromosome 10, fOsmMor3.pri, whole genome shotgun sequence, the window TGTGAAAGGCTCTACACCACTGAATCACTTGAAAGATAAGTTTTCACTTAAGAAATGTCAAAAGATAAAGAAATCGAATGCTTTGCTGATTTATTGCACTTTTGATAGTATTCTTTTGATTTGAGAAGAACAACAGTTTCTCTCACATTCCTTTTTGAGGCCGTCCTAGAAGCTTCACCTGTGGGCGGGACTTGGAGATACTGTTCTGTGCACATACCAGACAAGAAAACCACTGCTGTGCATTGCGGAAATAGATGTCACTTCCTCACACTgcctatatatacacacacacacattgtgtgtatatttacataggcctattgtatatatatatatatatacacacaaatatacacacacccagactaTGTATATATAAACAGTATTTACCCacaacatgcatacatacatacacactctcaggtacacatacacacaaatacagtacatacacctCTGTGTACATCCGTACACACACTCTAAAGTTCACACACTCATGTTCACACactcatgttcacacacacacacacacacactccctgattCTAGAGATTATGGGTCtgacagagcagggaggaggctcCTGCACTCAGGGGCCCACCTGGGACCCTACAGCTGGCCTGCAGTAATCGCATAGCGCAAGGGGCCATGGAGAGAATGGGGAGAATGCTGCAGTGTCAGGCCAGTTGACTAGAGCCTTTTCAAAGGTCCACCTGACATGagccaggtgtgtgtctcttgaTGTTGTGAAACCTAAATGAGCATTTACATCAAAATGTATAGACATGGGTGTGTATTTACTTGTAAGAGGACGGAAGATGTAGACTGAGAcggaaagagaagggagggggagagattgtATGGAGCTCTGCTGAGGTCCTTCGGAGCAGTTTGTCTCCATCTCATGGCCATCAGACACAGCGCAGAGACACAACGAAAAGGACGAGTATCTTCAATGCCCAATATTGAAGCTATTCAGTGGCCAAGAAAAATCTAAACAATTTCTCCTTTATTTATTCCTTGATTTCCCAAGTGTAAATGTATATAATACAGTATGCAGACACTTGAGTGACTGTTTTTTAGCGGAGTTCTTCCCAGGTTAGTTTGATCCAGACTCTTCAGGTTGGGCCACTGTATTTATCTAGTCTTCAAGCTGTCcttccttgttttctttttgtggTTTTTTTGAAAATAATGATGTTCTGTTTCACAAATACATTCTTCCACTCTGTTGTAATCAAGGCCCATCTAAACAGACAAGGGCTTGCAACGGTCTTTGGAAAAATGCTGGGGTAATAGACGACTGTCATGCAAACTACACTTATATAAAAATATGAGCCCTTCTCATGACTGGATCTCCTCAGGAAACATTGTGGGATATCGCAATAATGACCATATTAAAATGAGCTACTACGTTTACAGGTGATTGATGGGGTGATTTAACTGTGTCTTTGTTACGTCAAAAgaaagtctgtctgtgtctgaataATACATCAACATAACCACTAACGTACCGGACAGTAAGCACGCTCTTTCCCAGCTCAGGTTAACATCTTTAGCCATTTATTGTATAACATAAGAAATAAACAACTTTccaaaggtaagaaaaataacaTTGCAAGTTTAAAATCAAGTGCACTTCCACAAACAGTGTCACCTCCTGAGAGGTGCAGTCCCACCTAGAGTGTGAAGTGAATACACAAATCAAAAATAGATCCAATCCATCTTCAGTGTAAGGCTTTAGGTGGGATGCTGTATCATTCCTGTCACGACTAgtcttccttctccccctttcctAGCAGTGCCCCGCTAAACACTGTCGTGAGAAAGGACCCCACTGGATGACCCCACTGGATGACCTCACTGGATGACCCCACTGGATGACCTCACTGGATGACCCCACTGGATGACCCCACTGGATGACCCCACTGGATGACCCCACTGGATGACCTCACTGGATGACCCCACTGGATGACCTCACTGGATGACCCCACTGGATGACCCCACTGGATGACCCACTGGATGACCCCACTGGATGACCCCACTGGATGAAAACCCAGCCCCTTCAGTGCAGCGTAACAACACGTAACAGGTGCATCCTCAGTGACATCAATACAACATAAATGGAACGTTGAGAGAACGTCAGGTGATGACGTTGACAGGTGGATGGGTAGGCAGTGGAGTCATTTGTGCTATATCTCCCGCTAGTGCCTAAACAGAGGTGGCACGGTCGTCATGGGAACGTGTTTGACATCCCGTCGGTGACAGCTGACAAGGGTCCATATGGGTAGTTATGTGAAAGAGGCCTATGTGGGAGGCCTCTACGTTTCTGAGGGTTGTACAAGAATAATAACAAGAGCAGCATTCATTGGCACGGCAAAGAAAGCACTAGCAGAATGGACAGTTACTCCATACAGTTGGGTCATCTGATGCACACAAGTCTTACCCAACATTCAATGTCCTtgtccaaaacaaacaaacaaaagaatgTGTTGCAGCGTATATTACTAGTGGCCTGATGAAAATATCTAGTAACTGTCATCATTGCGTCATATTATCCACAATAGCCACAGTGCATGTAACTTACCCAGTATATAGCATTACACACTACAGGAAGGTCACAATTGACATTCTTGACAATACAGCACATACCAAAAACATAACCACAAGATAATGTGTTTAAACCTTAGTACAACGTATCCTTTGGATAACCAATCAAATGACATTCCAAAGAACAACATAGTCCTGCCTTATGCACAGTTATTGGTTCACAATACTGACAATGTGTATCAAGTACTGCAGAAAATGTATCTAACAAGGACTCAAAATAGCCATGAAATAATTGAATAATTTGTGCAGGCCACTGGAATCATGAAACCAGCAGGTGGCAGTATTTCTCAACAAATGAAAGGGTGAGTGTACAGATGATGGTGCTCAACAACTCGGTCCCATGATCCTTCACTTCCTGATCACTTGTGTTAATTGAAAGTAACCTTATTTGTGGAACTCAGGTACTAACAAAGTTCCCTGTGAACCACTTCTATGGGTGTAACTGTAGGCAGTTAATGCTTTAAAAGAAATACCCTCATCTTGGACCGTTTGGAAGGTATTATTCatacaaatgaactgtaaatcttAAAATTCAGTTGTTGCTTTTTGTGTTTCGGTAGGATAATCACTCCTACATTTGACACAAATATtggagcaaaacaaaccagtgtGTGGAGTCACAAAGCCAGTTTAAAAACGTTTAAAAAGACCTATTGAACAGTAGGTTGCAGAGCAGATATTCTTCGCGCAGTTGTTGGTTTGTGGCATGGTACTGAGTTTTTCCTCTGTGACTAAAGTTGTTAGTTCGAGGGTTATTCAAATCCTAGATTTTGGGATTACACAGGAATGTTTAATGATAGGTTCAGATTATCCTTTCATTCTCAGATTGACTCTTCAAAGGACTGCCTTCTGTGGGCTGGTGACAGGCGGTTGGGGAGGGGTGATGGGATTATGACTGGTGTGCAGAGAACACAGAATAACGGTGAAAGTGGACAATCCTTTTCCACCTGCTGTGACTCACAGAATCAATACATTCTACTCACAATACATCTACAATCCAAACCCTATTCTGTGCATACTACAATATTTCGAGTTCTCCTGAAAACTAAggtcaaaacaaacacatgaaaGCCGTACCATCCCTGATGCACTACACAGCACCAGCAGCTGGGAAGGAAAGACGAGGGTGGACGGTGATGTTGACATGAAAAGCTGTTTGCCGAGTGTAAAAGTTAGCAATGGTGTATAATATCTACTTACAGAATGATACATAAGGACTAACACATGTACTTACGATACCTACACATTATAGACACATTGCTGTTACATTCATATATGTCAACACTTaaatatgtatatacagtacatgtatatATTCATATGTATATAGACACGGAAAGAGGAATAGATAGTGTTGTATGTCACGATGTAACCTAGTTTCTTGTGTCAGTCTTCTCCTCTATTGGGAGAAGCGGAGCCGGCTTGGTCTCGGACGCAGACGAGCCCTCGGGCGTCGTAGCGTGAGCGCTACGAGAACTGACTCGTGGGATGAGCCGCGCGAGCTACGCGCACTAGCGCCCTCTTTAGTGCACGCGGTGGAATCTAAGGGGATCTACGGTGAGTGAtggactctctcccctctcctcgttAGTGTGACTGGCGAGGGCTGGCTGATGTTAGGGCTGGCGGCTCAGTTTGAACATGAAGTGAGACCCGGGGAGCATCAGAAGGGTTAACACCTCGTATGAATGTTTGAGGGGCGAACATCCTTTATGCGTTGAAGTCGAGCGAGCCCGTCGGTTTCAACACAAAAGCGCGAGTCCTTTACAGCGCCAACTTTTTACCTACACTAAATGAAGTCCAATCCGAGGCCTACCATAATACAGACTGGACTACTAGCTATTATAGTATCATGTGTCTATGTAACATATAATACATACATTGTCATGTCTTGGGCATTCTTGTTGATATATCATAAACATAGTGGGATGATTGACATATTGACATATACTGCAATGTACTattacagacaaacagaaaatcCTTGTCATTCAACCCTGCGTCTGTGTACTAAGCCAGATGCTGTCGGATGTTAGTACATACAGGAACAAGGCAGTGGACATGAACAGGCCTAAGACAAACGACTGTGACGTTGTTGGACAGTTGGAACGACGTTGGGTGTCACGGGTGTTTGGCAGTGGATAACTGTCTGACAAGTGCGTCTTTGTGAATGGGGAGATTCCCGTGTAAATGCACTTGATCCGCTAGAAAAGGGGAGGAGGTTTTGTGGGCTGAGGAAATGAGAAAGACTGCGTTGAGTTAGGGTGGATTGGGATGGACGAGTGTGCACACACGGGCACAAGTATACTATACTGGATTCATTCAGTGTATGTCTGCAGGGGTGTGTGGGTCATCGAGGCCTGAAGTGTCAAAACTCAAAGGGGGgtattctctctcttcatggAATGTTTAATCTTCTTTCTTCATATAAAATTTGGCAGCATCTTTTACAGGAATCACCATGATGCTTTGATATCCCTACACTACCTCCTGTGTACTGCCTCCTCCTAATGTCTACGTCTCGGAATATCCCACACTCCCAGGAAGAGCAGGGAAAGGTGTCCTTTTATGCTATGACATTATTTGTCACCTCAGACACTCTGAGGTGCAGGGCAGAGACTGCAGGGCAGTGGGAAACTATGGAATGGTTACAATCTACTGGGAAACGATAGTTGTGCTATAATCTAGGATTTAAACCACATTGTCAACATCTTTGCTCCAAAAAGGGAAGCGTGTGAAAGTAAACTACATGTGTGGTTAAGGGAATGCTTTACATCTCAGGTCAACACAGACACTTTGGGGTAGTGTTCGGGGTTTAGGGGTACAGTCagatgtctgcctgtgtggactgaggagacagggagatagaacAGGAATGAGAGGGGAGCATTGAACCGTGTTTGGagaaggctccagtctctccttgcCTAACCTCTCCTTCAGTGTGAGAGCAGCCGGATATCAGGCAGATGTACCCTCACAGATCTGCAGGGAAAAGCGATGGTGAGAATGAGGATGGCAGCGTGACagatgtgtgtaggggtgtgtgtgtgtgtggcacaggaagaagaggagagatataGAAGTGTGAGACTGTGAGTGTTTTTAacttgtaaatgtgtgtgtgatgtgcgagtgtgtgttgcagtggtgTGGCGTGTCTGAGTATATGCTGGTTCGGGTCGGTCAAGTGTTGTTGGCTCTTCCGGGGGGGCAGCTGAGACCTGTAAAGGCAGAATGGAAGAAGGATTTGTGTCTCTCTCAATCCTTCTCATTTGGTCTTTAACTTGCCAACCTCTCCGTTCAGCTTGCCCTCCTTCGCCAGCTTCTCGTTGAGTTGGCACAGCTGGCGCAGGAAGCCGATGTTGGGGCCAATCTCTCTCTTGTGCCTCACCGTGGCGACCGCCTGCCTGGCGGACATTCTGTGGCGCAGCATGAGGTAAGCGATGACCATGGTCGGGGAGCGGCTGTAGCCTTCTCGACAGTGGACGTACACCTTCCCTGTTGGGCAAAGATGAAGACAGAACTAAGGCAGAGTCTCATTTCTTCCCAGTAGAAGGTTCCTACCGTAGCTCCTGTCTTTCTTTGTTCCCGACTTACAAGTAGAGGTGGTAAGATTCGACTGCCCTGCTTCCGACTTTGAAGTCATTCGTGGTCTTCAACGAAGGAAGCCATTTTACATTTCTGGGGTCTTAGGGAGGAGactgaaggagagggaaggagggatggattccagtagggagggagggagggagggctgtggAACATATGCTCAGTCCAAACCTGCCTAGCGAAGCATCTCCCCAGCCACGAGATGCAAATCAAAGGCCTGAATGACCTCTACGACAGACAAGGCAATGTCAAACCATCTACACTGCGCCTAAACAACGCCCTACTTTTAgaggcgcgcgtgtgtgcgcacgtgctgTGAGACATGTctccttgtgagtgtgtgagctctCCAACATTGTTtatgtaccgtgtgtgtgtgtgtgtctaaccccaaccctaacctgtCTTACTCATACATTCATTATGGACCTGAACATGCCCCAGGAGACTTTCGTGTTGCCAACTTCTCACCGTGGAGGCGATCCGTTCactctcaggtcagatctgccGACTCTGCAGCAAGCTTGAAACCCGATGCCACTCCTCTCCCCATTACTCCTATccacccccacactcctcctcctcctccctcctttcttttccttttctactactctcctctgcctctccttccctcctctcctcttcttccttttccctctcatcctcctccctttcccctctctgctcccctcccctcttcctcccctatccacttctcctctcctctctctgctatgTTCAGTTCAGGGACTGTATCTCTGCCATCGAGGTGACCTCTTCAATACCCAATCACCAAGCGTCCTCCTGCAGATCGATGCAGAGCCGACTGGATCTTCCTGGTAGATCCTCCCAGACTgcagctccctctcctcccacacatCAGTCAGACACATTCACATCCCCTctcactcatccacacacaccctcacaccctctcacacacacacccacacacaccctctcactcacacacccacacaccctcacacacacaccctctcactcacacacccacacacacacaccctctcacacatccacacacccatccacgcacacccacaccctcacacacatccatacactcCCCCACTCACTCCGTCTTTatctcctcattcctcctctcctcctttattctctctctctgtccctcccctacCCATCCCTTCTCTCAGCCCCCGACTCATGACCTTTTCCAccgctctggaggagggggtcctGAAATGTCACGGGCAGCTTGTTGACGTGTTACAGGAGGATACAGCACACTGTGAGGGCGGTGATGCAGCGCCAGCCGCTTCTCTGGAAAGATTAGTGTCCTCCCTGTTGCCTGCTGTAGACATTGTTGCTGATTTACCGCGGAGCCGGGCCGTCGCGGCCAAATTGGCTGGGAATTAAGATGCTTTATAATTGCTCCTCAGTGTCAAAGATGACATTAAATCCATGCCATAAAACATAGAGTTCAAGGCACCAATTAAACGCATCCCCTGGGTGTGTCAACACTAGGAGGGAGTTTTGGGAGGAGGGTCCCTCGTGCTGGGCCGAGGAGATGGACCAGTGTTGTTATTCTgcgggggtggggagaggggtgggggtgctgtCTGGAGGCTTGTGATGAGTTATGATGTTTTGGCAAAAGGTGGAAAaagtttttttctcctccttgaTTTCTCCCTTTAGTCACTTGAAACCGTCCTGTTCATTTAGCCCATACGCTGAACATGAATTGtcgcaaataaaaaaaaagcctTTAGAAGTTCAGTCCCTTCCAAAGCCAACGTTGGGACGTGTCTGATTTGAACCGGTGTCTATCTGAGGCAACGTTCTGACAAGAGACCTGACGGAGATCTGACAGAGGAATGTGGAGCAGGGCTCAGGAGTGAGTCGGATTTAGCCTGAGACGCTGCCATATTCAGGTCTAACTCTTCCTGTTTGCCGTTCAGCCGGAAGAACGATGACACAGCGATTGCATCACTAAAGCATGTCTCGTGTCTTGCTCCCTGAAGGAGCATGCTCTCTCCGGCACACCCTTGTTTTTTGTGAGTCAGAAAAGGAGCTTTTTAATGTTTAAATACCCTCCGTGTTGTCGCGCCGTCTTTCATGACCACTATGTGTACCAACACAGGATCACACGGTCCTTTTCTAACACTGCAAATCAGAGTGACCAAATAAATACTGACTGCAAGGAAAATCGAAATCGCTCGTCCATTCCACTCGAGTTAGTTCCAGTTACTCTGCATGATCATTCAAATCGTTCAATTAATGGCCCTTGAATTTATCATTAGGGGAACTGGACCCAAGACTCGTCACTCGGCTGGATTCAAAGTCGGCACACGTTGTGTCCCCTCTGAAACTTTGGGTCAAGTTTGACCTCTGAACCCTCGTCACAGGGAGACGTCCGACTCACCTTTTCCGTTATTGTGCGCCAGGGCCTTCTCGATGAAGTCCGCCCCCTCCTCGAAGAAGGCGCAGAGGTTGAACTGTTCCGTGTCGTTGGCCTTGATGCCGTGGTAGGTGATGCCCGTGCCGGAATAGAACCCTGCGCTGGTGTTGACGTGCATGAAGGAGTTGCCCTCCGCCGAGTTCAGGATGTGCGTCACCCCGAGTTTCTGCAGGCGCATCACATTCTGGGCTACAAACCTGTGGATGCACACCGAGCAGAACACATTAACCAGGGatacaagttcaagtcttttattgtcagatgcacagaacaacactctGTGGACCCTGTGTTAAAATACATCAATGTTGATATGAATCGCAATGCTGTACACCTGCAGGTGCACGCTTGTAGTGTGGAAAAGTAAAGTCGATGGGACGACGGAAAAAGTTGGTATTTTGACAAGAAACCATTATTTTCAATAAGGTGCTCCAAAAAGAGGTCTAGCGACCGCAGGTTTGAGAAAAACCCCCGTGACTTGGAACAAGACCAGGAGACACAAGTTTTCCAGCTGACACTGTGCCCACCAGAACCCTGGAAGACCTTTACATTGTCTTTTCAGAGCCCATAGCTTTAACTCCCCATCTTCCAATCTGCCAGGACAATTCGTTTTTTGTGCTTTAAAATCTTTAAACCCaatccaaccccctcccccaacactcgCCCTTCAAGCCCAGGCCACTTTCTCTGGCAGCTTGGCCTGGCTCTGCCATGCCTGGTTGGAGGATGACAGAGATGATGGGGATAAATAGTGGAACTGCATCTAGACAAGAGGAGATGCCTGGCCGTGCCGGCGTGGCCCAAAGGGGACAGGGCAGGATTCAAAGCAGAAACAGACACAAGGAGACGGTTGGCTGGCAGCCAGGGGACCTGAAGGAGAGCCACGGGTGTCCTGCTTGATGCCCGAAATAGGGCTCGGATaacaaggggggggaggggcgagagGGCGGAGAGATGTGAGGGGAGAAAGTAACAAGGATTGTAAAAGAATAGGATCCTATGAGAAGCTAAGAATGTGTTTTTTATCTAAGGGGATTAGACAGTGAGAGATGTACAGCATGTGAGGGCCAGACAGAGTGGgggcagagggaagagagaacaagagctccactctctctccagataCAGTCGACTCCTGTTGACTTATACAGAGCACTGTATCAAACCACCATTACACTCCACTCCAGCACATCGCCTACATCCTCATCTCAACTTCCCAGAAAGAATCAATCAGATCCTCCCCCTCTTCGTTTGACCTACCCAAGAGTACTAACATACACGTATCGTTACAACCACTCGATGTCCATAGCCATGTAGTGCACAGTGGCTTGAGGTCAAGGAGGGCACGAGTTATGTGAGATATCCCATGGTGCCGTGCAGGCCATCTCAGACTCCAGAGGCCAGGCTGACTGACCCAGTCAGGGTCTCcagggaggatgaagggggggggggggggggggggggggcactccgCCCACGCCGGCTGACTAATAAAGATGAAGTCTGCCACCATTTTGCTTTACGACAGCACGATGAGGCtgcccatctgtctgtgtctgactgCCTCTGGGGCAAAGGCTGCTGAGGTGATGGAGCGACGGGCTCTGGTCTCACATTAGCTCACAGACACCCAtaactcacactctctcacacatacacacacacacttgtctctcctctctctctctttttctctctctctctctctcggtctctctctgcccccctgtgATTCTCCGACCTGTCAGCCACAGCAGATTGCAGTCATATTTCTCCTGCAATGACAATGACTCACTGTGTTAGGTGTCACTTCGAGCATGTGTGCACGAATATGTTGCTGACTGTGTGACTACGCAGGTCTGTCGCCATGGTCTGAGACTCATTCAGCGTGTACAGGGAAAACACGTCAGCGTGTGAGTCGGTTTGCTTGTTATGCGCTTGccaacacccacccacccacaaagtatgggtgttagtgtgtttgtgtagttgtgtgtgtgtgtgtgtgtgtgtaggtgtttgtgtgtatgtatgtgtgtcagaaTTGAGGTTGAACTCGCTCCCTTCttacctgtcctgtcctcctctccttgctGTGATCTCTGCAGTCCCCTGCCATACATTATTAATGCCAGCCCCACAAAGAGCCAAAGTGTGCAGTCAACCACAGGTCTAGCCAGCGCTTAGCAGagccatactgtactgta includes:
- the dusp3a gene encoding dual specificity protein phosphatase 3 isoform X2; this encodes MKKHQSPAKQPPAEVTIPDNEVTVQQLNELLSNGSGFYSLPTQHFNEVFPRIYVGNAFVAQNVMRLQKLGVTHILNSAEGNSFMHVNTSAGFYSGTGITYHGIKANDTEQFNLCAFFEEGADFIEKALAHNNGKGKVYVHCREGYSRSPTMVIAYLMLRHRMSARQAVATVRHKREIGPNIGFLRQLCQLNEKLAKEGKLNGEVGKLKTK
- the dusp3a gene encoding dual specificity protein phosphatase 3 isoform X1; this translates as MKKHQSPAKQPPAEVTIPDNEVTVQQLNELLSNGSGFYSLPTQHFNEVFPRIYVGNAFVAQNVMRLQKLGVTHILNSAEGNSFMHVNTSAGFYSGTGITYHGIKANDTEQFNLCAFFEEGADFIEKALAHNNGKGKVYVHCREGYSRSPTMVIAYLMLRHRMSARQAVATVSAAPPEEPTTLDRPEPAYTQTRHTTATHTRTSHTHLQVKNTHSLTLLYLSSSSCATHTHTPTHICHAAILILTIAFPCRSVRVHLPDIRLLSH